The segment AGGTGATGGGTGCCGAGCGCGAAGCGGTCTTGAGCGCGTTTGAGCGCGGCGACTATTTCGCGATGAAAGACAACGCCGAATTGCCGTCGAGCGGAAAGCTGACTGCCGAGCTGCTGGCGCGCTTTGGCAACGAGAACCGGCGTTACGCTCAACGGCGACAGTTAATCAAGCGAGCTAAGAAACTGATTGACCGCGTCGGCCTGCGCGTCCCCGCGCCCGTCAAGGCCCAGCTCCGGCGAATCTTTTAATGACCAACCAGCGCACGACTTTTCTGATGTACCACGAGATCGAAGCCGCGGGCCGCGCGCTCTGCGACGCCGAGCCGGGCTATGTGCGCTATGTCGTCAGCCAGGCGGCGTTTCGCGATCAGCTTGGACAGTTGCGGGGCGATGGCTATGGCGGCCTGAGCGTCGGTCAATGGCTGGCCGGCAGTCAAGCCGGGCCGGCGGCGGTCATCACCTTCGACGATGGCTGCGAAACCGATGCGCTCATCGCCGCGCCGTTACTAGCCGCGGCTGGCTTTCAGGCAACCTTCTATGTCATCGCCGGGCGCGTCGGTCAGCGCGGCTATCTGTCAGCGGCGCAACTGCGCGAGTTGAGCGCAGCCGGTTTCGAGATCGGCTGCCACTCGATGACGCACCGCTACCTTGATGAAGCCGACGACGCGCAGTTGCGGGTTGAGGTGAATGAAGCGAAAGCGCGCCTTGAGCAGATCACCGGCACAGAGATCGTCCATTTTTCATGTCCCGGCGGGCGCTATAGCCGCCGCGTCGCGCAATGGGCTGCCAGAGCCGGTTACAGGTCTGTTGCCACCAGCCGCATCGGCGCAAACACGCCGGCCAGCAGCCGCTTGAACCTGGCGCGCGTCGCCGTGCTGCGCGATTACGACGGCGGCACCTTTGCGCGACTGGTGCGCGGCGAAGGCTTGGCGGCGCGGCGCGCTCGCGCAGGGCTACTGAACGCCGCGAAAACGAT is part of the Blastocatellia bacterium genome and harbors:
- a CDS encoding polysaccharide deacetylase family protein; its protein translation is MTNQRTTFLMYHEIEAAGRALCDAEPGYVRYVVSQAAFRDQLGQLRGDGYGGLSVGQWLAGSQAGPAAVITFDDGCETDALIAAPLLAAAGFQATFYVIAGRVGQRGYLSAAQLRELSAAGFEIGCHSMTHRYLDEADDAQLRVEVNEAKARLEQITGTEIVHFSCPGGRYSRRVAQWAARAGYRSVATSRIGANTPASSRLNLARVAVLRDYDGGTFARLVRGEGLAARRARAGLLNAAKTILGNRAYERVRARVLDQG